The following proteins are co-located in the Silene latifolia isolate original U9 population chromosome 1, ASM4854445v1, whole genome shotgun sequence genome:
- the LOC141605348 gene encoding auxin-responsive protein IAA8-like produces the protein MDPLFVKVSMDGAMYLRKVDLSIYSTYEELSSGLEKMFSYFTLGQCGSHGASGKENMSDIKLKDLLHGSEYVLTFEDKDGDWMLVGDVPWELTEMDRRIK, from the exons ATGGATCCACTTTTTGTCAAGGTTAGCATGGATGGTGCTATGTATCTGAGAAAGGTTGATCTCAGTATTTACTCGACTTATGAAGAATTGTCATCTGGCCTTGAGAAAATGTTCAGCTACTTCACTCTAG GTCAGTGTGGATCACATGGTGCATCTGGAAAAGAAAATATGAGTGACATCAAGTTGAAGGATCTGCTGCATGGTTCGGAATATGTTCTGACCTTCGAGGACAAGGACGGTGATTGGATGCTTGTTGGTGATGTTCCATGGGA GTTGACTGAAATGGACAGAAGAATCAAATAG